The Haematobia irritans isolate KBUSLIRL chromosome 1, ASM5000362v1, whole genome shotgun sequence DNA segment atctgagggtccctttatatgggggctatacgtaaaagtggaccgatatggcccattttcaataccatccgacctacatcgataacaactacttgtgaaaagtttcaagccgatagcttgtttcgttcggaagttagcgtgatttcaacagacggacggacggacatgcttagatcgactcagaatttcaccacgaccgagaatatatatatactttatggggtcttagagcaatatttcgatgtgttacaaacggaatgacaaagttaatatacccccatcctatgagggagggtataaaaatgggagtcgtttatgtgggggctatatacaattatgaacttgatatggaccaatttttgtgttattggggatcgatttatctgagggctatatataactatagaccgatatggacctagtcaggcatggccatatactagcacaatgtaccaaatttcaactgactcggatgaaatttgatcttccaagaggctcaaaaaccaaatctcgggatcggtttatatgggggctatatatattattatggactgatatggaccaattcctgcatggttgttggatacaatatactaacatcacgtaccaaatttcaaccgaatcggatgaattttgctcttccaaggtgctccggaggtcaaatctagggatcggtttatatggggcctatataattatggaccgatttcgatcaatttttgcatgggtgtttgaggcaatatattaaaaccaattaccaaatttgaactgaatcagatgaattttggtcttccaagaggctccggaggtcaaatctggtgatcgctttatatgggggctatatataattattgaccgatgtggaccaatttttgcatggttgttagagaccatatactaacactatgtaccaaatgtcagacggatcggatgaaatttgcttctcttagaggctctgcaagccaaatcgggggatcggtttatatgggggctatatataattatggaccgatgtggaccaatttttgcatggttgttagagaccatatactaacaccatgtaccaaagccggatcggatgaaatttgcttctcttagaggcctcgcaagccaaatttgggggtccgtttatatgggggctatacgtaaatttggaccgatatggcccatttacaataccatccgacctacatcaataacaactacttgtgccaactttcaagtcgatagcttgtttcgttcggaagttagcgtgatttcaacagacggacggacggacatgctcagatcgactcagaatttcaccacgacccagaatatatatactttatggggtcttagatcaatatttcgatgtgttacaaacggaatgacaaagttaatatacccccatgttagagaagcgatttttttgagggtgtactgaataacttttattggaaaattacctAAACAaagctattgttgtccaattttcgtaaaagtaaatccattccagtaatcctctaatgccccaatttttcttacatacactgaaaaaaaaccatgtgcggttccaaagattttgtacactaatgattttggtattgattccgaattggaatttattcgttttttcagttttttttttcatgagctatcaaagagctttaaatttccaaattcagactcgacttcaagtagaaatttttCCTGAGTGGATAGCAAGAGTATCCACTGGAAATGCAACTCTGCAAAATAGATATGACTTTCCTGTAATCCCATTTTACTTATACAAAGATATATGTTAAATACAGCCCTAAGTTCGGAATATACATCACCATGatgcaaatataatagtttttcGAAAATTCTTCGTCTTACTGCAAAacatcttgaaaattttatgtggaTTCCCCAagcaaacatgaaccgatatactCCATATACGTCACAACTAgtatttatggacctaaaaagatttttaattttaagcaaatcggataaatattGGGGTGTCTGGGCCCAAGAAgataaatcgggtgatcggtttataagaaGGCTATACCAAACCGTGGACAGATACAAACCATATTCAGCACACATATATGTAGACCTAAAATACATccaaatttacaatttcaggcagacaaagaacacactgaaaaaaaagcatacccggttccaaagattttgtctttacttttaaatttagtattgattccgagccaaagaagcggagaatacaagtaaggatacttttaagacacaattctcttttaaaatcgggttttgtgtacttgcttctaggaagcaaattttaatttttcgctttttcagctttttttcttcatatgctatcaaagtcctttaaaaacaagttaacgacgactttattttccatattaagactcgacttctagtataaattatgctgtgtttcaagtaaaaaacgtctttaaaataaagtgttgaaaaacatgtcctatatttgaacgattttttgctttgtagtcaagatgcaaaaagacaacaaatttaaagacaatttcattaaatttaaagattttttctaaattattaaagtcaagttgaccttagcccaaacatttttgctttcctgttatgatatccagttttaaatcaaatcacttaattataaggacaatacgacttcattgaaaagtttatcgacctttggtcaaggaaaaaaactttatactagagaaatgcgtcttctatgctaagcaaaatttgcattcgtattttaaagacatgaaatctttgatctcacgacaatatttttttcagtgcaatctgtgccaaatttcaccaTGATTGCGtcgttattgaaggctgtagcctaatttcaacagacagacaaacagaccttgttaaaatgtcttagaatttctctctgatcaggAATATtatgtcggaaatcgatatttcgatgggttacaaaccaaagacaatatactatagaagatgggagattggcttgcgccaTACCATTGACGGTGCTAACATAGGTCCACAcatgtttgtatttttataccttgtgccacactgtggaacagggtattataagttagtgcatatgtttgtaacacccagaaggagacgagatagacacatggtgtctttggcaaaaatgctcagggtgggctcctgagtcgatatagccatgtccgtctgtccgtgaacacatttttgtaatcaaagtctagatcgcagttttagtatgtgttttggctcagaatagatccctattgattttggaagaaatcggttcagatttagatatagctcccacatatatatttcgcccgatatggacttatatggccccagaagccagagttttaccctaatttgcttaaaattttgcacaagaagaacaattagtactatagtcaagtgtgccaaattttattgaaatcatttcagatttagatatagctcccatatatatctttcgcccgatatggactaatacggtcccagaagccggagttttaccccaatttggttgaaattttgcacaggtagtagaattaacattgtagttatgagtgccaaatttggttgaaatcggtacagatttagatatatctcccatatatagctttcgcccgatttacactcatatgaccacagaggccaattttttgctccgagttagttgaaattttgcacagggagtagaattagcattgttgctatgcgtgccaaatttggttgaaatcggttaagatttagatatagctcccatatattttctgatttcgacaaaaatggtcaaaataccaacattttccttgtaaaatcgccactgcttagtcgaaaagttgtaaaattgactctaattttcctaaacttctaatacatatatatcgagcgataaatcataaataaacttttgcgaagtttccttaaaattgcttcagatttaaacctttatatatagcccccaacacatttgacggatgtgatatggtatcgaaaattcagatctacaaagtggtgcagggtataatatagtcggccccgcccgactttagactttccttacttgttttgtaatgaaaaacttaattttttaaattgaacaatgttaaattttgagcaataaataaaatattatattttcccgCTTGTTCCAAGATATTTCCAACTCTTGGGTATAAACATCGCTACAAATTCCACGTAACTTaagattttcttctttttgttataccctccatcataggatgggggtatattaactttgtcattccgtttgtaacacatcgaaatattgctctaagaccccataaagtatatatattctgggtagtggtgaaattctgagtcgatctaagcatgtccgtccgtccgtccgtctgttgaaatcacgctaacttccgaacgaaacaagctatcggcttaaaacttggcacaagtagttgttatcaatgtaggtcggatggtattgaaaatgggccatatcggtccacttttacgtatagcccccatataaagggaccctcagatttggcttgtggagcctataacagaagcatatttcatccgatccggctgaaatttggtacatagcgttggtatatagtctctaaaaaccatgcaaaaattggtccacatcggtccataattatatatagcccccatataaaccgatccccagatttggcttgcagagcctaaaacagaagcaaatttcatccgatccggctgaaatttggtacatggtgttggtatatggtctctaacaaccatgcaaaaattggtccacatcggtccataattatatatagcccccacataaaccgatccccagatttggcttgcggagcctaaaagagaagcatatttcatccaatccggctgaaatttggtacatggtgttggtatatggtctctaacaaccatgcaaaaattggtccatatcggtccttaattatatatagcccccatataaaccgatccccagatttggcttgtggagcccctaagagaagcatatttcatccgatccggctgaaatttggtacatggtgttggtatatggtctctaacaatcatgcaaaaattggtccacatcggtccataattatatataacccccatataaaccgatccccagatttggcttgcggagcctaaacgagaagcaaatttcatccaatccggctgaaatttggtacatggtattggtatatggtctctaacaatcatgcaaaaattggtccacatcggtccataattatatatagccccgatataaaccgatccccacatttggcttgcgaagtctccaagagaagcaaatgtcatccaagccggttgtaattatgaacatggtgttagtatatgatctttaacaaccgtgccagaattggtccatatcggtccataattatatatagcccccatataaaacgttctccagatttgacctccggagcctcttggaggagcaaaattcatccgatctggttcaaattaggaacgtggtgttagtatatggtcgctaacaaccatatcaaaattggtccaatcacacaaaaattggtccatatcggttcataatcatggttgccactcgagccacaaataatttaccaagattttatttctatagaaaattttgttaaaagtttatttctatagaaaattttgttaaaattttattcggttcataatcatggttgccactcgagccacaaataatctaccaagattttatttctatagaaaattttgttaaaattttatttctgtagaaatttttgtcaaaattttctttgtatagaatattttgtcaaaattcttatttctatagaaaattttgtgaaaattttatttctatagaaaactttgttaaaattttatttctgtagaaaattttgtcaaaattttatgtctactttgtcaaactgagttatatacgtattggatcgatcttttttgatttaatatataccacgtatggaattacatacaatttagaagttggtgttaggaggttttaagataccttgccatcggcaagcgttaccgcaacttaagtaattcgattgtggatggcagtgtttagaagaagtttctacgcaatccatgatggagggtacataagcttcggcctggccgaacttacggccgtatatacttgttggagtttaaatatatttcaaattgaGCTTTTATACAAATGGTAAATTTGCGAAAGCtccaaaatctaatttttccaacattatcatcaaaatattgcgaaAAGTATgtaaatcatttaaaaatttctctaatatcatctAACGGCTAGTGCACATTGGAAGTTTCGAACTGCATTAGcagaatttttgcacaatttttccCCAAGACTCAGCAACAAATCGAAGGGTTGAAATACCCAAATTGTTAGAAAGTGGGAAGGTTACACCATGTTTAACATTTCCCaaatttaaaaagtaaatttttataaaaattttacaatatcgaCGATTTCACCagaaaagaattttatgaaattttaaaacaggttaattttagaaaattcgaaaattcagtACGATTGGGATAATATTTTCTCAATTTAGTACAAATTTCACCCATCATCCAATTTTGGGGGATCAATTCTATTTCTTTGAAACCTTTTCAGCCTTGAGACAAAACATATTATGATTTGTGTTGTATAGTATAAAACCATCAATTTTCGCCTTATCCTGGTTTTCGGCATCCTTAATAATTGAATTGCTTTTCTTAGGGATTCCATACAGTGTGCGTATATATGCAGGACACGTTTCGATTAAAATTCACATACTCCTTTTTGAAACTcttaattttcaaataatttcacattttttttcgatttttgacattttttatgaaaataaattaacaacATAAATAGatcttaaaatttaacaaacttattttagAAATCTTTCTTATCCATAATATGGACGACCATAGTATCCACCGTAGGGGCGACCATAATAACCACCATAGGGGCGACCATAATAACCACCATAGGGACGACCATAGTAACCACCATAGGGACGACCATAGTATCCACCGAATGGGCTACCCAATCCGAATGTGATGAATTGACGTGCTTGTCTGGAATTTTCATCTCCACTCTCAACTCCAGCATCTACAGCCAATAAATCTTTGGCAGCCACATTTTCATTATCATCGATTTGTTCGATAGCAGCTGACCAGGCTAAGGCCAAGACACAGGCCAAGAAAGTTAGTAACACAAAACAGCGCATTTTGttaaacgaaaaaaatcaaatttattccAACAACACTGAAACGTTTGTTCTTTGAAAGTGCGTTCTTAACTCGAACCCGTAATGTTTGCGTTTATTGAGATAGCAGGTGAGACGACTGTCTTATATACTAGCCCAGCTTTACTGTTGGGAAAAGTGAGaaattctattttgattttaatatgtttttgcCTAGAGATTCGCAGTGTTATGTGAGTagctgaacaaaaaaaaacgcgtAAAAAACCAACGTCCATCCAGCCATGCACGCAAACAACCCGGGCGTCGTCGATCTAGATATATCATCCGAAAATAAAGCACAAATCGTaaacaaaatgaatgaataGCTTCTTTCATAAGGGACTTAAGTCATTACGTATAAGCCGCCACCATAgaaacaaagcttctctaatgtCAATGAATGGAAAGAGAGCTCATATCTTTATCGAAAGCTTGTGTTAATCTCAGCAACATTATAGCCAAAATTTCTCTGAATAAACTGAACTAACAAAAACAATTAGAATCGCCATAAAGCCTAGTAGTGGTCGAATAGTATTAACATTTATTAATAAAGTAAGTGGCTCCTATGTATTTGTTGGATGTTACATCTAAGTCACTTCATGAAAAATTAAGGTATTTAAAAATTGAAGATCATTTTTAGGAGCTAACTTAAACTATCGTCAAAGATCCATAGAATCCAGATAAAAACTATAttccaaacaaaaatgttttgtatcCCTAACTCATGATCGCGACGTATTGCAAATTGGGaaaatctccaatgaattttacatggacttgttATAGTTCTGCACATTAGCATCCTTTTCATCGCTTCAGAAGTTACGatatggaagttcatttgaatggagGGATTTAAGAAACTGAAAGTGAACTTTACAAATTTCCTGAGACCTTTGCTATCTATATTAGCACATTGAAATTAATCTTTCATAAGTGGGCAAAAATTTGGCGACCATAGGTTTCCATTTTTGAGAGATTTCACtgtatattattttattgtgtTAAGATAGTTCCTCACCCACTTTTCTATAATCCATAATATAATAACTTTGCCGTAATATAGATTTTCGATTATATAAAGTTTAAATATTCTTAGTCAGAGACAAATTCTTAGacgatatacacgcaaagaaaaaaaaaacgtttggaaaacgtgtaccgaaagcgTTTTTCTTTGGTTAGagctttttgaattccttcgaaaattttaaacttttataaccaaaaaaattcgtttgttacaaaattaaaaaaaatatatttttgaaccaataccacagtccatttcgtttatatcaaaaactgttctttaagtctttaataagacacattgtaaaaatttaatacagtagtatgtaatgttgaactttTTTTGGGGAATCGTCCGAACATATATGGAATATATTTAGAAAcaacaactttttggtgttcagtcgaagcagggatcgaacccacgtcatgcaaggcggacgtagcaaccactgtttttacatcctggaaaagaataaacgtttatcacaaaaagtatatactcttcttccaaataaacttgtctgttgtaatcataacttcaataatggcactatcgtcctgaaatttggcacagttttgTTTCgatccaggtttttatatagccgtCACACaaaccgatctccctatttgacttctacaatttttattcaatttacatgaaattataaatctacacacaaaaaatatttctttcctcccaaacgaaattttagacaaacaaagatcgtttctcatttgcttttcgctgtaaggaagtttatttggaagaaaagtacatactttttgtgataaacgtttattcttttccaggatgtaagaacaatttcataacgactaactcaaaaaaaaaaaaacaatcttttccggCTAAttgcatatatagcccccatacaaaccgatccccagatttggcttgcggaacttcaaagagaaacaaatttcatccgatccggctgaaattgggtacatgatgttggcatatggtctctagcaaccatgcaaaaattggtccacatcggttcatacttatatatagccctcatataaaccgatccccagatttggcttgcggagcctctaagagaagcaaatttcatccgatccggttgaaatttggaacatggtgttagtatatggtctctaacaaccgtgccagaattcgtCCATACCATAACTATATATGTACCCACATATAaactgttctccagatttgaactccggagcctcttggaggagcacaattcatccgatccggttcaaatcaagctaacaaccataccaaaattggtccatatcggttcataatcatggttgccactcgagccaaaaataatctgctaaaatatttctttagaaaattttgtcaaaattttatttctatagaaaattttgtcaaaattttatttttataaaaaattttgtcaacattttatttctatagaaatgtggatctacaaggtggtggtataatatagccggcccgcccgactttagaccttccttacttgttttacgcAATTTACATATTTAAGGTACACAAAGAGCATTGTCgaatttggtttatatgggaccatgTATATATAGACAGATCACCTGATTTGACTGCTTAAGCTTCTAGACACTGCAATTTTTTACACAACTTACATGAAATTCGAAAActaaaaggtgatacggtcaaaatttggtcaatataaacttgacgtatttctttcaattttgcatttaaaaaacctgaacacccctcattttgaaggggtgtgtgtgtgtagaatgttgctcctattttgattttggaattcactcttcagttgtcaaaatgccgtccaagcaaaaagagcagcgtatcaaaattttgctcgcgcatcgcgaaaatccgagctactcgcacgcaaagctggcaaaatcgctaaaagttgccaaatcaaccattacaaatgtaattaaaatgtttggggaAACGTTTGtctacagccaggaagtctggatcggggggaaatcaaaaccggaagccgctgagacgacaaagagagttgccggtagtttcaagcgaaaccctaacctctctctccgagatgccgcaaataagctgggtgtatcgtctacaatcgtgcatcgagccaaaaaacgagccggactatcgacttacaagaaggtagtgactccaaatcgcgatgataaacaaaatacgacggccaaagcgcgatcccggaggctgtacacgacgatgctgacgaagtttgactgcgtggtaatggacgacgaaacctacgtcaaagccgactacaagcagcttccgggacaggagttttatacggcaaaaggaaggggaaaggtagcagatattttcaagcacataaaactgtcaaagttcgcaaagaaatatctggtttggcaagccatctgtacctgtggcttgaaaagcagcattttcatagcttccgggactgtcaaccaagaaatttacgtgaaagagtgtttgaataaacgtctgctgcctttcctgaagaaacacggtcgtATGACTTTGAACTAaagcaattttttgttaaagtaaagaaaatcatttttgatttaaaaaaatcatccttaaattaactgaaatattgaatctttagatttaagatgaaaacgcttcaaatataggctaagacttattttgagaattttgcgtctttggtttaaagtttctttggaattaaaaaaatatttgtt contains these protein-coding regions:
- the LOC142242901 gene encoding uncharacterized protein LOC142242901, with the protein product MRCFVLLTFLACVLALAWSAAIEQIDDNENVAAKDLLAVDAGVESGDENSRQARQFITFGLGSPFGGYYGRPYGGYYGRPYGGYYGRPYGGYYGRPYGGYYGRPYYG